A stretch of Blastocatellia bacterium DNA encodes these proteins:
- a CDS encoding FAD-dependent oxidoreductase — protein MNSHETPDFDIGIIGGGPAGAAMGAYLAKAGVKCVIFEREIFPRPHVGESFVPSSTRVFQDLNFIDKIEQNGFVHKVGAVWTTAASSIWSKVNSEATKSKSYSHSWGEEFADSTTLDPNSDVTAAPIKFDERQQEGIYQRHTYHVDRGKFDLLLLQHAHELGATVYEGLSVKDVDFTSVLPEVKFAVGNKNFGVKVKMVVDCSGRRTILGNRLKLKVTDPVFDQYAVHTWFENYSREAADISPNKDKGDYIFVHFLPLSNSWIWQIPVTETITSIGVVTQKKNFLAAKGVHDQFFWDCVKSRPEIYNALKQAKQIRPFTEEGDYSYAMKQICGDRFVLIGDAARFVDPIFSSGVSIALNGARFASKDIIKALETNNFSKESFATYETTLRNGTRNWYDFIRLYYRLNVLFTVFINDKRYRLDILKLLQGDVYDEMEPDVLVKMREIVSKVENDPSHIWHKLLGSLTSNTFCPEF, from the coding sequence ATGAATAGTCATGAAACGCCAGATTTTGATATTGGAATAATTGGGGGCGGGCCCGCTGGGGCTGCTATGGGAGCATACTTAGCTAAAGCGGGTGTTAAATGTGTAATATTTGAACGAGAAATCTTTCCACGTCCTCATGTTGGGGAATCTTTTGTCCCATCTTCAACAAGAGTATTTCAGGATTTAAACTTTATAGATAAAATAGAGCAAAATGGTTTTGTCCACAAAGTTGGAGCCGTTTGGACTACCGCAGCTAGTTCTATTTGGTCAAAAGTAAACAGTGAAGCAACTAAAAGTAAATCCTACTCTCACAGTTGGGGGGAAGAGTTTGCTGATAGCACAACCTTAGATCCAAATAGTGATGTTACGGCTGCCCCAATCAAATTTGACGAACGCCAGCAAGAAGGTATCTACCAACGTCATACCTATCATGTTGATAGAGGTAAGTTTGATTTATTGTTGCTCCAACATGCACATGAATTAGGAGCAACTGTTTATGAAGGACTTTCAGTTAAAGATGTAGATTTTACTAGTGTTTTACCAGAAGTAAAATTTGCTGTTGGTAATAAAAACTTTGGAGTTAAAGTAAAAATGGTAGTTGATTGTTCTGGCCGCAGAACAATTTTAGGTAATCGTCTAAAATTAAAAGTAACGGATCCTGTTTTTGATCAATATGCTGTACATACTTGGTTTGAAAACTATTCACGTGAAGCAGCAGATATTAGTCCAAATAAAGACAAAGGAGACTATATATTTGTTCATTTTCTACCTCTTTCTAACAGTTGGATTTGGCAAATCCCAGTTACTGAAACAATTACAAGCATTGGGGTTGTTACTCAAAAGAAAAACTTCTTAGCAGCAAAAGGAGTCCATGATCAGTTCTTTTGGGATTGTGTTAAATCTCGTCCAGAAATTTATAATGCTCTTAAACAAGCCAAACAAATACGTCCTTTTACTGAAGAAGGCGATTATAGCTATGCAATGAAACAAATTTGTGGTGATAGATTTGTTTTAATTGGGGATGCTGCAAGATTTGTTGACCCAATATTTTCTAGTGGCGTAAGTATAGCCCTTAATGGTGCGCGTTTTGCCAGTAAAGACATAATTAAAGCTCTTGAAACAAATAATTTTTCTAAAGAAAGTTTTGCTACTTATGAAACAACTTTAAGAAATGGTACTAGAAATTGGTATGACTTTATTCGTCTTTACTATCGTCTCAATGTGCTTTTTACAGTTTTTATCAATGATAAACGCTATAGATTAGACATTCTTAAACTATTACAAGGCGATGTTTATGATGAAATGGAACCAGATGTTCTTGTAAAAATGCGGGAGATTGTGTCAAAAGTAGAAAATGATCCTTCACATATTTGGCATAAATTACTTGGTTCACTTACTTCTAATACTTTTTGTCCAGAATTTTAA
- a CDS encoding acyl-CoA dehydrogenase family protein, which produces MDFSWTLEQEDLYKKIYSFARTQLNNSLLEREKQHSFPRDEWNLCGNYGLTGLCVPEQYGGIGLDAVTTARAVEAFGRGCEDAGLVFSVSAHLFACVMPILENSNEELKQAILPKLSTGQWIGANAITESESGSDVFAMSTKAVRDGDYYLLSGVKTYVTNGPEADILLVYATTNPSHGHLGISGFVVEKNTPGLSIGKPFSKMGLTTSPISPIYLEECRVPLRNLVGAEGEGAKIFRNSMQWERACLFAGYVGMMHRQLDQAIEYAQQRRQFRKPIGKNQAISHRIVDMKLRLEAARLLLYQACWAMDQAKEDVITDVSLAKLAISEAAIKSSLDIIQIYGGNGFMTELSIERYLRDSIPSTIFSGTSEIQRDLIAKRLGL; this is translated from the coding sequence ATGGATTTTAGTTGGACTCTTGAGCAAGAAGACTTATATAAAAAGATTTACTCTTTTGCACGCACGCAACTGAATAATTCTTTACTAGAAAGAGAAAAGCAACATAGTTTTCCAAGAGATGAATGGAATTTATGTGGTAATTATGGGCTAACAGGGCTTTGCGTGCCTGAGCAATATGGAGGCATAGGTTTAGATGCAGTAACTACGGCTCGTGCTGTAGAAGCTTTTGGTCGTGGCTGTGAAGATGCAGGATTAGTTTTCTCTGTTTCTGCACATCTTTTTGCTTGTGTAATGCCCATTTTAGAAAATAGCAATGAAGAGTTAAAACAGGCTATTTTACCAAAATTAAGCACAGGCCAATGGATTGGTGCTAATGCAATAACTGAATCTGAATCAGGTTCAGATGTTTTTGCTATGTCCACAAAAGCTGTTCGTGATGGAGATTATTACTTGCTTTCTGGAGTAAAAACTTATGTTACTAATGGCCCGGAAGCAGATATTCTATTAGTCTACGCAACTACTAATCCTAGTCATGGGCATCTAGGTATTAGTGGTTTTGTTGTAGAAAAAAATACTCCAGGTCTAAGCATTGGAAAACCTTTTAGCAAAATGGGTTTAACAACTTCACCTATAAGCCCTATTTATTTAGAAGAATGCCGTGTTCCATTACGTAATTTAGTTGGTGCTGAGGGTGAAGGAGCTAAAATATTTAGAAATTCAATGCAATGGGAACGAGCTTGCTTATTTGCTGGTTATGTTGGAATGATGCACCGACAATTAGACCAAGCTATAGAATATGCACAACAGCGGCGGCAATTTCGTAAACCTATAGGTAAAAATCAAGCTATATCTCACCGAATTGTAGATATGAAATTACGTCTTGAAGCAGCAAGACTTCTACTCTACCAAGCTTGTTGGGCTATGGATCAAGCAAAAGAAGATGTAATAACAGATGTTTCTTTGGCAAAACTAGCTATTAGCGAAGCAGCTATTAAATCAAGTTTGGATATTATACAAATCTATGGTGGTAATGGATTTATGACAGAATTATCAATAGAGAGATATTTAAGAGATTCTATCCCTAGTACCATATTTTCTGGAACATCTGAAATTCAACGTGACTTAATAGCTAAAAGGTTAGGTTTATAA
- a CDS encoding carboxypeptidase regulatory-like domain-containing protein yields the protein MKSKHYIWLITLIAIILIIQAKPVLAQEGTATGNLIINVSDEQGQVIQNAVIVAKNPLNGFTYQTQINQQNLYNINSLPPGIYQLKVQAEGFATQIAPIIIELGTKQETIIILKTGNKEEKPITTKLTLDSYKNRTEGSVNMSLNFFGNLPIFRRNFLDLVVLAPRVTPDRYPIPPVIANSRLSFNGQSARFNNFKIDGLENNDRATGTTRSNFIQGTIQEFQIVTNNFSAEHGRSLGGFVNAVTKSGINEYHGGLFSFISNDKVSARDAYALRLSFRDFEQYQSGVNLTGPLKKDKVFFLVSAGRFSSRQENVVNISDEDVASANRQGFPLRNGPVPFSIGATSGFLRLDTQITPNNKAWARYNGNFFYNGAFQGFGDIAGETTGVRQYLQDQTIALSNTYSRPTNGLVNETRVPFSS from the coding sequence ATGAAAAGTAAACACTATATTTGGTTGATAACGTTAATTGCAATCATATTAATCATTCAAGCAAAACCTGTTTTAGCCCAAGAAGGTACTGCTACAGGCAATTTAATTATTAATGTCTCAGACGAACAAGGGCAAGTTATCCAAAATGCAGTTATAGTAGCAAAAAATCCTCTCAATGGTTTTACTTACCAAACACAAATTAACCAGCAAAATTTATATAATATAAATTCTTTGCCTCCAGGAATATACCAACTAAAAGTACAAGCAGAAGGTTTTGCTACACAAATAGCTCCTATTATCATTGAGCTTGGCACAAAACAAGAAACCATCATAATCTTAAAAACTGGGAATAAAGAAGAAAAACCTATTACTACAAAGCTCACCTTAGATAGCTATAAAAATAGAACTGAAGGTAGTGTCAATATGAGCTTAAATTTTTTTGGTAATTTGCCCATATTTAGACGTAATTTCTTAGATTTAGTGGTTCTTGCTCCTCGTGTAACACCTGATAGATATCCTATTCCACCAGTTATAGCTAATTCTCGATTATCATTTAATGGTCAATCTGCACGCTTTAATAATTTTAAGATTGATGGTTTAGAAAATAATGATAGAGCTACTGGAACCACTCGTTCTAACTTTATTCAAGGGACTATTCAAGAATTTCAGATTGTAACAAATAACTTTTCAGCCGAGCATGGACGCTCTTTAGGTGGATTTGTAAATGCAGTTACTAAAAGTGGTATTAATGAATATCATGGAGGACTATTTTCTTTTATTAGCAATGACAAGGTAAGTGCTAGGGATGCTTATGCTTTGCGTCTTTCATTTAGAGATTTTGAGCAATATCAATCAGGAGTTAATTTAACTGGGCCTCTAAAAAAAGATAAAGTATTCTTTCTAGTGTCTGCTGGTAGATTCTCTAGTAGACAAGAAAACGTTGTAAATATATCTGATGAGGATGTAGCTTCTGCTAATCGCCAAGGATTTCCATTACGCAATGGCCCAGTACCTTTCTCTATAGGTGCTACATCAGGTTTTCTAAGACTGGATACACAGATAACACCCAATAATAAGGCATGGGCTAGATACAATGGTAATTTCTTTTATAATGGAGCATTTCAAGGATTTGGCGATATTGCTGGGGAAACAACAGGAGTTAGACAATATCTTCAAGACCAAACTATTGCTTTAAGCAATACTTATAGCCGTCCAACTAATGGATTAGTTAATGAAACACGTGTCCCTTTTAGCTCCTAG
- a CDS encoding TonB-dependent receptor, whose product MKHVSLLAPRKYDTLPINAVDNPQIVVQDIVAENPNGRVLIYDFEKTIVFNNDVLLPQPFSNRLTEFSFQIVNNTTINVGSKQEVKFGIDFARYARKSRFELFDKGQAIFTPLNFFGPSAPPINAREAFDPSLRTSAQRAFLTNLARQYRQTLPGFPLLPLADLSLPLVFNQGFGDKTAKADFRLFGVYLQDNIRVKPNFLLKLGIRYDRNQLRVAPANNGEISPRIAFSYNPSKFSKLNIKAGYGLFFATPILGPTQPSSLLGTNRFLLYSIPFPFSVLPLTLPSRHLPITEGTFPQDVTFVPQLTTTAFFDKNFKDSYSQQANLSFTYAADRNTVISLEYSYVRGLRIFYTRDINPVVRNIPGDELTSQIVGRVDPTQGELLEIESAFDSYYSGLTVGVNRKFANKFSVLAHYTWSKTIDNYTDFTAGARNDSIQDGAIEPNLAAERALSSQDVRSRFLFSGVWDLNYTKNPILTGFQLSTIVTLESGRPYNITRKTSVIVSRGAISRTNFRPNGLSRNLGITPGFATVDFRLTRNIKITEKVSSQLRIDVFNAFNRVNIRNVNSEFLPDENGVFRLPPQKDGRFVALPEQFRGSFAPRQVQFGIAITF is encoded by the coding sequence ATGAAACACGTGTCCCTTTTAGCTCCTAGAAAGTACGACACATTACCTATAAATGCGGTTGATAATCCACAAATAGTTGTTCAAGATATAGTTGCTGAAAACCCTAATGGACGAGTTTTAATTTATGATTTTGAAAAGACTATTGTTTTTAATAATGATGTGCTACTACCACAACCATTTAGCAATAGACTGACAGAATTTTCCTTTCAAATAGTTAACAATACAACAATTAATGTAGGCTCTAAACAAGAAGTTAAATTTGGTATAGACTTTGCACGTTATGCCCGTAAATCACGTTTTGAACTTTTTGATAAGGGGCAAGCTATATTTACTCCTTTGAATTTTTTTGGCCCTTCAGCACCTCCTATTAATGCAAGAGAAGCTTTTGACCCTAGCTTACGTACATCTGCACAAAGGGCTTTTTTAACTAACTTAGCACGCCAATATAGACAAACCCTTCCAGGATTTCCTCTTTTACCTCTAGCAGACCTATCTTTGCCTTTAGTTTTTAATCAAGGATTTGGTGATAAAACTGCTAAGGCTGATTTTAGACTTTTTGGGGTTTATCTCCAAGATAACATAAGAGTAAAACCTAATTTCTTACTTAAATTAGGTATTCGTTATGATAGAAATCAATTACGTGTAGCTCCTGCAAATAATGGAGAAATATCTCCACGTATTGCTTTTTCTTATAACCCAAGTAAATTTTCTAAGCTAAATATTAAGGCTGGTTATGGGTTGTTTTTTGCTACACCTATTCTAGGCCCTACTCAACCTTCTAGTTTATTAGGCACAAACAGGTTTCTACTTTACTCCATACCATTTCCTTTTTCTGTATTGCCTTTGACACTTCCAAGCCGCCATTTACCTATAACAGAAGGAACTTTTCCTCAAGATGTAACTTTTGTTCCACAGCTAACTACAACTGCTTTTTTTGATAAAAATTTTAAGGACAGTTACTCTCAACAAGCTAACTTATCTTTTACTTATGCGGCTGATCGTAATACAGTAATTTCATTAGAATATTCTTATGTTCGTGGTTTGAGGATTTTTTATACTCGTGATATTAACCCTGTTGTAAGAAATATTCCAGGCGATGAATTAACAAGTCAAATAGTTGGACGTGTTGATCCAACTCAAGGAGAATTACTAGAAATAGAATCTGCTTTTGATAGTTACTACAGTGGTCTTACAGTTGGAGTCAATAGAAAATTTGCTAATAAATTTTCTGTTCTAGCACATTATACTTGGTCTAAAACCATAGATAACTATACAGATTTTACGGCTGGAGCTAGAAATGACTCTATCCAAGATGGAGCAATTGAACCTAACTTAGCGGCCGAAAGAGCTTTATCTTCTCAAGATGTTCGTAGCCGTTTCTTATTCTCAGGTGTTTGGGATCTTAACTATACTAAAAATCCTATATTAACAGGATTTCAACTCTCTACTATTGTCACATTAGAATCAGGTAGACCTTACAATATAACTCGCAAAACTAGTGTTATAGTCTCACGTGGAGCTATATCTAGAACAAATTTTAGACCTAATGGATTAAGTCGAAATCTAGGCATTACACCTGGTTTTGCTACTGTAGACTTCCGATTAACACGCAATATAAAGATAACAGAAAAAGTATCTTCTCAATTACGTATCGATGTTTTTAACGCTTTTAATAGGGTTAACATACGTAATGTTAATAGTGAATTTCTGCCAGATGAAAATGGTGTTTTCCGTCTACCTCCTCAAAAAGATGGTAGATTTGTTGCTCTTCCAGAACAATTTCGAGGATCTTTTGCTCCTCGACAAGTTCAATTTGGTATAGCTATTACTTTTTAA